CTGCACAGCGTCAGTGGCGCGAGCCGGGTCAACACCGCCTCGCTGCGCGGGATGCAGGTCGCTTCGCGCACCTTGCCCGACGTCACCGCCCCCCTGCTCGATGCCGACCATTTCGGCGCGGACGGCATCCTCGGCACCGACGTGCTGCGTTCGGCGCTGGTGCGTTTCGACTTTCGCCAGCGTCAGCTGTCGATCACCCCGTCGACCCGCAACCGGTCGGGCGGAAGCGACGCCAACACTATCGTGGTCGAAGCGCGCCGCCGCTCGGGCCGATTGATCGTCACCGAAGCCGAACTCGACGGCCAGCGGCTGACGGTTGTGCTCGACACCGGCAGCGAAGTGTCGGTCGGCAATGCGGCGTTGCGCCGCGCGCTCGACCGCAAGGGACGCCTCAGCGGTGAGAAGCCGATCATCCTCGGCTCGGTCACCGGCTCGACCCTCCCGGCCAGCTACATGATGGCGCGGCGGCTCGACGTCGGCGGCGTGGTGCTGGAAGGCCTCGGGATCGCCTTTGCCGAAGCACACACCTTCAAGGCGATGGGGATCAGCGACCGCCCGGCGCTGCTGCTCGGGATGAACGCGCTGCACGCCTTCGACAGCCTGACCATCGACATGCCGGCCAGGAAACTGCGCTTCGTCATGCCCGCCCCCGCCGGCCGGGCAGGCCGCTTCGCCGAGAACCAGCAGCGCAAGCGCGGCACCTAGACAGACCGGGGCCGGCAAAAGGCGCCGTTTCGGAAGGGCGGGGATGTCGCGACTACATAGTCATCGGGAACAGCATGCGACGGACCGCATCGGCTGGCTGCGCGCGGCCGTGCTCGGGGCCAACGACGGGATCGTCTCGACCGGGAGCCTGATCGTGGGTGTCGCCGCGTCCCAGCCGGACCAGGCCGCGATCCTCGTCGCCGGGGTGGCCTCCCTGTTCGCCGGGGCGATGTCGATGGCGGCGGGCGAATATGTCTCGGTCAGCTCGCAATCCGACACCGAGCGCGCCGATCTCGCGCGCGAGCGCACCGAACTGGCCGAACAGCCCGCTTCCGAACGCGAGGAATTGATCCGCATCT
Above is a window of Sphingomonas glaciei DNA encoding:
- a CDS encoding retroviral-like aspartic protease family protein yields the protein MHLALTAAALALAPGQAQPSTFGPAVTRLEATNAPAEPAQAGAEVLQLQRLPDLRLTVEIAVGAQGPFRFLVDTAADRSAVSRQLATRLKLPAGRDAVLHSVSGASRVNTASLRGMQVASRTLPDVTAPLLDADHFGADGILGTDVLRSALVRFDFRQRQLSITPSTRNRSGGSDANTIVVEARRRSGRLIVTEAELDGQRLTVVLDTGSEVSVGNAALRRALDRKGRLSGEKPIILGSVTGSTLPASYMMARRLDVGGVVLEGLGIAFAEAHTFKAMGISDRPALLLGMNALHAFDSLTIDMPARKLRFVMPAPAGRAGRFAENQQRKRGT